The stretch of DNA accgattcaaacatcaaaagattcagctcattcaggacattcccggaaaccttcaatagtaattacaaatattataatattaaaaatattaaaccttttccaccctcaaattaacatgggagtcaatgggagatggtttttgaggtctcttctgagtttaacattagtgtgtattgcgtggaatgttgggagccagagtgcgtgatgtcatcactcagagtggagagaggctgaggagctgcctaaaaaaaaatctctctaacctgcgctcaggcctgcaccttccatctcACTGGGATAATTTTTATatcagtgacttcatactgttcttgtcttcagctgtttctttttcatatcttcataatattaaaacattttctacttttcaaaataagagcttcatcttttcaaattcataACTGTGTTTCaacaaattaagttcagattgcagattctccagtaattcagagcaatccttcacatcagcgttcaaagcaatgcttcacctgcggcaatcaaacttgcattttcttcaggaaatgcttttctatttttaattgTTGGTCATGTGTGATAGTGTCACGTGTCAAGTGTGCTTCATGTTTGATGCAAAAGTAACAAAAGTGCATTGTGAGATTAACCTGAATGGGAAAGTACCTATTAAACAGGTTCAGAGTAGTGTTTCTTCCTGTTCTAATTAGTGAGATGCAGCTGTAGTAGGAACAGGTAATTTGCCCTGTCTTGATTGAGCTATCCGCATTGCTGTATGGCCGGGTGTAggcaaaatgaaaatgtgtgtgtgtgtgcattatgaTGTGAAAAATGTAATCTAACAGGAAATAAACCAAGTCTAATCCACGCTGCTGCCCCAGCTATAGTAAAACAATCAAATGTTATTATGCCTATAGTTTATAAATTAATGTTTAAGGAAGATCTCAAACAGAAAAGGTCCTTTTACAAGCTAACCTTCTCAACTGAGTAATAGTCCTTTTCCTGGTAGTCTTTTACAAACAACAAGCAGGGTGTTACATGGAATCTACATTCAAATTCCCCTTGATGGAAAAGATACTGAATCAACAGAAATCAATATTAAACAGATTAATTTTCACTGCAAACATATGCTTTGTTAGACACAACACACGTACAAGGAAATTTTATTCTTTAGGGGCAATTTGTTGCAGAAGTAAATACAATGaatccacacatacacatatagaCCTACAACACAGAATTACAAAGGGTATCAAAAAGACTGATAGCAGCAAGGACAAAAGAGTTACAGATTAAATCTGCTGAGCTGACTGAGCTCAGGGTGACTGAGCGGGCCTTCTCTCTGACTGTAGAGGTGAAGGAGGTCATCTACATTAGAGTTTGCAACGCTACATTGTCTCAACCTATGTAAACACACGTAAGTGAAACTATAGTTGCATGACAATAATAAAGAATGTCGATGTGTCATGGTTGTGTATTCACTCTGCAATTCAGCACCTCTTGTCCAGTGTTTGGTTcaacataaaatatttattttctcacTCTGTAACTGATAAACTTCTAAGTGTGCAACCAGTCTGACCTGTTATTCTattgtccatccatccacccatcgaATGGAGCGGGTTCATAGTCCAAGAGGCGCGATACACCCtcgacaggtcaccagtccatcctGTTCTTCTACCTTTATATAAAATAACTCACACTTACAGTTTCCTAAATGAATGAGTGATAGCATGCAAGCATATTACCAAGAACAGAAGTCTTTTCTGTTTAATCTCTGCACACATCAGTTTTCACACAGACTCTGATCTGATGACATGCTGCACAATAATTAGTTATGTTCAAGCTGGTGCAGGTCTGCTGATGTTAGTCACACATACCACAGCAAATGACTGCCTGAATATGCAGCTTGTTTTGTAAAGCCCTTCAGAGCATGTTTTAACAGGATGATGTTTAGAAGTTGGAACAAGAGTCCGAAAACTCAGAGGCGACCTACTTTCATGCATGTTTGCATGTTGGAAAATATGCACGTAAGCATAATACATACGGACAATACAGCTGATTTAGCTTTAATTAAATGTATTAGACCTATTAGTACTTAAACACATCACAAACCCTGCAGCCAATGGAAAACTAACATGTATGCACCTTGATGAGGTAAAACTCTGTACCAGGAGGTGACTgcgtttaaagaaaaaaggacacAGATCAAATATTGTCCAGGATTAAAGTGAATTAGCCTTTGGTTGTTTAATTTAACTAGATTATAGTAAAAGTCATAGATCAGGTCTTTCTTGTTATTTTATTAAACTAACTAGCCTTATGTTAtttgggtttacacttctctgctctctgtggagtttgccccaatacacacacacacacacactgactgattaGGTATCGGTCGCGCCGTCAGACCAACACAATGCATGCGCTTACAGAAAAATCAGTTCACTTATCTACAGTTCTGTCCGTCACTACAACACGTTGCTGCCATAGACGCACTCTTTACACACACTAGTGTGCGCTTAGTGTGCGCGCTGGTTGGGAAACGCCGCTCTAAACACCCCGGGGGGCCATAAAGAGGTGTAACAAAAACAACTGCTATCCAAAGAATTAACAGCTCGCAGCAATGACTTCCACCTTCACACTGCACTAACTTGGGTCCCCTGATGTCAGCCTCCAAGTGTGGATAGGCCCCCCACTGTACAGGTCTGACACGCACAGATACTCCAGGCTCTATATAAAGACATAGTAAACACTCACTCACTTTTAGACGGCAGCTCAGAGGTGGATTATTTTATTTAGTCCGTTTCTTTGTCCATCAGGTGTCATCAGGCTTTTGTGCAGTTCCTCTTTTCTTGTATGTTTTGTTTCAGTGCGTGATCAGCTCTGAGATCACTGGAAAACCgcgagaaagaaaaaaacgcgACGCAAAGACGAGAggtttgtctgttttcttcttctgtcttcaaagctgctgcctgctcctagcaaacatcacacatctGTGGTTCAGTTCCTGTGTGAGTAGTCAGGAGTGCTCGTGTAATGCGCTCCGCagttaatatatattatttattagaaTCTGATCTCCAGTGCCATGCGTATAGCGCCACTTTTTCTGATGCATACCTGAATCTATCTGCTCGCTCTTCTTCTCTCGCCTTCCTTCTCCTGCCACCTCTTCCCATTTTAATCTTCCTGGTTCACCCACCCACACCAGGGTTTTGTTTGCTATTGCCAGGGAGTTCCTTATTGTTACCCTGCAGTGCTTCCCGTGGGCATGGGGCTTCTCTGCATCATTTGGATGCATGATTTCAAACAGGGGTGTTATATGTGTGGGGATCCAGAAGTTCCTTTTTACTGTGCTACTACTGAGCCTTGGATTTAATCCAATAGTAACAATGACAGATGTTGTGCAGCAGGTTCCTGTTCCTATAGCTGGAACTTATCACCAGAAGTTACATCATGTCAGACTCACTAATGGCAGAAGACAAAGTCCGCTTTGATAAGTTTAGAAATAAACCACAACAGTTTTGTTTGCAGGTCATGCAAATCAACACAATGCAAATGTCTGATCCATGGCACAGCACTTCCTTTATTGGGAGTGGGAACTAAAAAGCTGTTTAATTAAAGCTCTTGTGTGCGAATACGCTTTTGACTTCAGCAGCAACAGAGGGTTTAGTTTAATCTAGACCAATTAAATCACTGCTTCTTTTGTTGTGAACCCTTAATAGAAGTGTGATCACACTGCCTGATCCTGAAGTAGTGTTTTGGTGAAGTTACATTATTCGGTATGCCAATAATAATCTTATATGAGCTTGCAGAAGAAGTAACGTTTTCTGTCATGTGGTTTtcttctcccctgtgtgtgtatgttggtgTGTGGGTTCTTTCTTCCTGTAAGCGGTGACATTTCATGCGAAGCACGTTATGACAAACTTATTTAAAGAAGGTAAAAAGCAGTTTCATCGTTTCACTCAGGACTATTTAAAGATTTGTGGGGGTTTTTGTGCTTGGAGTGGAAAACACAAATGGATGATGTTGTATCAAAAATTTCCCTCGtcacacatttgcatttttaacaATTCTTCCTTGATGCAACAAAGGCAAACActtagattttattttattgttttattgcgCAATTAGCATCAGACAGGACAGGTTTGCTATTTCAGTTCCCAGGTgatcatgtttaaaatgaagcCTTCTTCTTAATGAGACTGTGAGATAATGAAGGTTGTGGAACCTAAAGTTACACAGCCTGTGCCAGCTGGTATCCAGTGAGACGCAGGTTACACATGATGCCAGTTCATCACAGGGCAAATAAACAGCCAGCCAGGCTCCTACTCACACTTAGGTTGGTCCTTAGGGGGAACATGCAAAGTCATGCTTCACTATGAACTCTATAGTTGTTGCAGTTCCAACTGATATTgcttaaaaataaacaagtgaATATTATGTGCGATGAACCTATTGACCATCATGTTGGCAGTTACCATCACCTCCAGTGATGTTGCTACCTTTTTCCACCAGTAGAGGTCCCCAGAGAGTTACCATTAaccaccctccaccctctgcactGTTCAGAAGACATTATCACAGGCACATTTAAAGATTAAATAGGTCACGTCTGTGCTTTCAACCCCTGTTTAAAGTCACCGCATTCTCAGCCATGTTTCTATCATATGAGTCTGAGAGTTAACCGACAGGCCGCATTGTTCTCATATGGATATCTGTGAATGCAAACATCAACAGGACCTAATTAGAATTtaggtcacacaaacacagaacaaaaagaggcCAGATGTGGACACAACACCAAATCAATGGTCATTTCTCTATAAAAAGCTGTGTACCCATGAGGGGTGTCCCTCGGGTTCTTTGAGCACCACCCTGGCAGCTGCAACCCACATCCGCACAATGGCCAATTTGCAGTGACATCTCAGAGGGGAAACCTCTGGTGCCCTTCTCTACTGTGTACATTTATGTGTATCATTCTAGTCTAACCTGTTGGCTGCTGATGTGAAAGAGTTTTTGACAGTCTATATTAACACCTTCACAGTGGAAAGATGGTTTTTAATTTACAGTGGTTGGTTGAGTGAGTATTACTTCTGCTTTGCATATGTGTGGTATGTTAaagtacactgctcaaaaaataaagagaacaatGAATGAAATTTTCAAGTTGAAAATTGACCtaatggaacgagacatgatgtcccagatgtgcttgattggattcaggtctggggaacaggcaggccagtctatagcatcaatgccttcatcatgcaggaactgctgacacacttcagccacatgaggcctagcatggtcatgcatcagaaggaagaaatgatggaggatgttgcaggcagcagaacgttctctacagcatctccagactctgtcatgtctgtcacatgtgctcagtgtgaacctgctctcatccgtgaagagcacagggcgccaatggcaaatctgccaatcttggtgttctctggcaaatgccaatcgccctgcacggtgttggagtctatttctgacagtttgagcagaaacatgcatattggtggcctgctggaggtcatgttgcagagctctggcagtgctcctcctgttcctccttgcacaaaggagaaGGTAGCGGTCCTgttgctgggttgttgccctcctataTGGCCCCCTCCTGACTTGGAGTTGCATTGTGTTGTTTCAGTGTTCCCTTTACTTTTTTGTGTAAAGGTAGGCTACAACCCTTGGACAGTGTCTATGTGCTGAATATAAAAAAAGTCATCAAGATGAAGGAAGTTCAAAGTATAAGTTGAGTCAAATGTTTGTTGACTTTATTTCTGACTGGTACAgataaaaattattattaaaaaatgtaatttcaaaAATTTCCCACAGCATGTTCAATAGAGTAAAAAAATCCGGAACTCTATCACATTCATAAAATCCCAGTTTCAGACTCAATAAATTATTCCCACAGCATTATATTGCCACCACGGTGTTTAACTGTGGAAAAGACACCTCTGTGACCAATGAGCTCTAGTTTTGATTTAACTAACTGAATGACAGTGTGTGTCAACTCACACTCCATTCCAGTGCAAGGAGTGTTTTGGTGTCTATTTATACACAACTTCCTCTACATCTCCTTCCATAACCTTTCAAGTATGTAActctgccagtcttgttctgcACTGTTTGGCTTTTTAACATCTTGATAATACCTCAAACGCCAGTTCTTGATACTGGAAAGTGGCTTCTATAAACCTGTATGCATGCTTTGTAGGCATCAACAATCCTTTTCCTCAAGTCTAAACTTATTTGATTCACATTTTTCATGATGCTTTCACAAGTGTTAAGGTAAAATGTTATTGTGTGTTTACTGCAAGATACCAATTCTAACTTTTAAGTGCAAATCAAATGCTTACAGGGTCACAGtataaaatacaaatgaaataactttttcatcccaagctgggaaattctgttattacagcagcaataCACAGGCATAGTATAGAATACATGTACTATAGCACCACATGGAGCACTAAGCAGCATTTGTGTGTAGATCATTAAAATGCTGTCCAGCCCTTCATTCAGCTCTTATGTTATCAGCCCTGCTCTCCTCAGCACGTTGCTCACATTGGGGAGCAGCATGTCCTTAAAGTCCCACAGGCGAGTGTCCATGTGGAGCTGCTCCATCGGCACCTCCCTGGGCATGCTGATTGGTGAGTGAATGATCCGACACACATCAGGGGGAACCTTGAACGCATTTCCAAACATCTTAAGGACTTCGTGTACTGAGGTCTGCTCCGCCGCCCTGCATGTGATGCACataaacatccacacacatagTTAAACACAGAATGACATGACAGCTGCTACTAAATACTCATCTTAACCTACCTTGGCTGAAGCAAAATCTTGTATGGATGGTAAATGCTTCTGTCAGGCTCCTCCCTGTAGATGTGCTGCAGTATATTAAAGCCTGGTACCCCATTCCACTGGGGAAGGGGGCCTATTTTACTTTGGTTGAAAGGTTTCTTGGGATATATGTGGTTCTCAATGAGGAATATTCCTGTCTATGGAACATAAATTAAGATGGCAGCGTTATTGTGGTATTATAACATGATAAGTAAGCTTTTATAAAGGCTTTTAGATGAAAAGTTACATTTGGATGTGTTTGCTCTAGCATGTTTGTCAGAGACTTCAGGTCGTTGTGCTGGTATGGCATTATGATCTCATCGATGTCGTTCAACAGGACATAGCGTGAAAGCTCCATAGATCTGTAAATGCAGTCATTCAGTGTAGTTAACTGTCCAAAGTAGTGCACGTCCCCTCCATGCTTTGAGAAGAGCCAGCCGTGAGATGGATTCAGGTGCTTGTCGATGGGCCAAGGAACCATTTCCACAAAGCCCTCCTGGCTGTAACTCTGCAGCAGGCGGTCAAGGTCTGGACCGCAGCTGGTGTGGTAGATAACTACTCTGTCCACACCTAGCAACCTGAGACAAAGACATGCACAGGTTCATCCATTTATCCGTGCACAAGGGAGATCAACAAATATTTGCCAGCATTCTTCCTCACAAGCGAAGCAGCACAAAAGAGGATGTATACTCGAAGAACATACATGCACAGGATTAAGTTACAttcatgtttctgcagagaaagaagcaatatatgtaaaaaaacagacatctcTTTCCTTTTAGAGATAAGACAAAGTGCTAGTTGTGATAAAGTCTCTTCCTTTTCCCCTTTTTTAGGTTAAGGCATGCAACAGCTAAGTACTTGGTTTAGAAAACCACACTCCTCCTCAGCAGAGTGTTCACACGTATGCATAAATACAGTCTCAAGAAAAGATGTGCTAAAGCTTATTGtaaggtgtcatttttaactttGAAAAGAAGATTGACATCATTCTGCTTGCTGAGAATAAGGCCAGGAAATAGCATCTTGTACTAGTCTATTAATATAAAGTTATAGAATAGAAACGTGCTGCACTATTCATTTAACTTACATTCCAAGTTTAGGTGATGATGCAAATGAAGCAAATAAAGTGAGCACATCCTGGTTACCTACTTTGTCATTTAAAGTGCTGCGCTACATGTAGTCTGTCTAAAGCATGTCCTGCTGGGTTTGCCCCTCATCAGCATCATTCAAAACTATAGTTAAATGATAAACAAATGCAAGCAATTCCACAGAGGAGTTGTTCCTGCAAGTTCacatgagtgtttgtgttgttacagCTGCTCTACCTGTACATCTCCAGGGTCTGTGCGTACTGAAGCACGTTGTTGTAGTCTCCAAACAGGTTAGAGATGCAGACTGTGAACTCAAACTCCAACTTCTTCTCCTTGTTTTCATCTGTCTTTTTGTTGCTTATAGGAAGCCAGGTATTATTAGTAGCCTTCAATCTATCCGGTTCAGTCAGTAGAGTGACATGTGTGGCATTACAGTTTGTTGGAATCTGACACATGACATCTGTGGTTACGAAGGGAAAGCCAAAATTGTCGGCATGTTGCAGAATTGTTGTTGGACTTGTTTTACTTAACCAGCCTGCGCAGCAGAAAGAGCAGTGAAGAGGCTGGATGGAGTCTCTCCTAAATATTCCAATGATGCGTAGATCCAGACCCTTCACTCTCTGGTCCATGTAGGCTGACACCAGTAGGTGTTTGGTGTTTTGAAGAGGGGTGATAGTTTCCTCAGAGATCATCATGGGGCAGCTGGTTGGATCCTGACGCATTGCTGGGATGGATTTGTATGTTCTTGGTGTTTGGccaaagaggaaggagaggaggatgatgatggagaggaaTAGGAGGAACCTCCGTTGTAAGTTTCTAGCCATGTACATTTTAGGAATCTGAGGCAAAATTTAGGAGAGATTTAAAGAAGGATGAAAAAAGCTCACAATAAAACAACCTAAATGGATAAATAGCACTGCAGGCTACAAGAAACAGAGGAATATTTGATTATAGTAAGACCCCCTGGGCAGCACCATGTCAACACCAGTGAGAAGTGTTAGAGAGAGCAGGCTTGGTTGTGGGATTTCCCAATAGGGTACAGATGGGAAAGAGACGGATGATGCAGTTACCCATTCATTATCCTCTCTACAGTCTATACAGTCACACTGTTATTTAGAAAGGTTCAGCTTATCAGAGACACCACATAAAAGGTTTTAAGTTGCctgaatagaaaatactttgtGTATTTCCTCAtgatacaaagacacacaaaacaggaaggAATTTCTCTTTTAGTGTAATTTGTTTATATAATGAACATTGACTTACGGAAAGTAGGTACATCTCCTGAAAGAACGGCTGGAAAACGTAAGGGTCCAGTGCAACCTGTGCTGTGATCTAACTGGTTTCCTGTTTTGTTATCACTGCTCTCTTGTCGCTAATACAGCTGTGGGTGTTACCTTTAAGCACAATACGTATGTCAGCAGAGTACCGGTACAGGGAAACTGGTATTGCTAAGCTCTAAAAGCTTTCAGATAGATGTATTTTGGATCATAATCATTTGAAAAAATAAGCACAGAAAGTCCTTAAACTTGCAGTTGTGTAAATTATAAATGAACGAGTTGAAGAAATATGATCCATCCTATCTGTATTCAAATGAAGTTAGTCAAGTTGCGCAGGTTTTGCGTCACATAAAAGACAGTTGGATCACACCCACGTCACTGCGTTCCAAACATATACAACATATCCCTCATTACAACCAATATAAGTTTAAACAAAGCACTTTAACAttcaaatattatttttattttattattgttattattgtattGTACTGTATTGTATTATAAAAGTTATCAGGACAAAGTGAGGCTTTCCCTTCAGTGCACAGACATGTGAATCTGTTATATTTATAGTATGAAAACAGTTTGGGATTAGACCAATCAGATCTTGTAGCCgtgtatttgcttttttttaatttaaaaactgtattattctgaaaatgtgcatgaatttactatatatatattccttGGTAACTcatatgacatttttttaatctgtagCATCTGTCTCTTTTTGTGGAACCACAATATTTGAGGCCATCTCTAAGACACTGAGGGAAACCCCTCGGTCACTCTTTGTCTGACCTACCTGCATACTGAAGGCAAACAGACGGTTACAGATGTTTCATTCACTGCATTTCCAACTACACTcatacaaccacacacacacacacacacacagaaatacacctcctgttttttttaaaaattgtttTCTAAATTTACAGAGATTCAAAGAAAAGGTCAAGACAATATAACAAATGTTGCTTTCATACCTCAAAAAGGTTTTTATCCAATCATTTCTGGCAGCAAACATGAAAGGGTTCTTCTTCAATGCAGCTAAAGGGAGGGTCCAGCATGTGCAGTATCAGACTGTCACCACTCACACTACCAGTTTGTTTTGATTGCAGAAGAGATATGCTGCAACGGTCTTCCTTGCAGCGGGTCTTGCAGCTTTTCGAAGATGATTAACAATGCCAAAAAAAACTCAACTTCTGCTAAACCTATTCTCATTTTAACTTTTTGAACATAGCTGTTTGACCCCAGATGGTGGAACTGATGGGTGTACTTTGAGCAACATTTGTCTCTATTACAGCCAATAGAGAGAGAATGCATGTTCCACCAGTATAAAACAATTACACTTTTTCAGGTCTGTCTAGGATCAATTTGAGGGTTGTAAAATGATCAATAGATAGAAAGAAAAAACGAAGAAAGCATGCTGCAGCAAATCTATAGATACATTTTGTTTATAAGAACCCAATTGTGTTACTTTGggttaaaaactttttttaaaatgtcattttcaacCAGCAGATGTCAGTAGAGAGCAAACATTAGCCCATGCCCCCTCTGTTGGTGTGTCAGTCTCGGCCTGGCTGAGATAACATTTTGCTGTGCTCTCGTCATGACAGATGGCACTTAAAACCAGCCATCTTCAATATTGAGGATAAAAATATACATCTCTGATTAGAATGTAAGATACAGTACTTACAGCATGCCTTACACTCTGAAGGGTTAGATGACAGCCCCCTCCTTTTTATATGAAGTAATGATTTCCTTACAGACAAGCTTGTAAGAGCACAATCGTGACTGGATTATCCACATTATACCGGAGCAAACATTTtctgctgtgcctgttttttgtgtgtatgtgccc from Parambassis ranga chromosome 22, fParRan2.1, whole genome shotgun sequence encodes:
- the LOC114427980 gene encoding beta-1,4-galactosyltransferase galt-1-like isoform X2, producing MYLLSIPKMYMARNLQRRFLLFLSIIILLSFLFGQTPRTYKSIPAMRQDPTSCPMMISEETITPLQNTKHLLVSAYMDQRVKGLDLRIIGIFRRDSIQPLHCSFCCAGWLSKTSPTTILQHADNFGFPFVTTDVMCQIPTNCNATHVTLLTEPDRLKATNNTWLPISNKKTDENKEKKLEFEFTVCISNLFGDYNNVLQYAQTLEMYRLLGVDRVVIYHTSCGPDLDRLLQSYSQEGFVEMVPWPIDKHLNPSHGWLFSKHGGDVHYFGQLTTLNDCIYRSMELSRYVLLNDIDEIIMPYQHNDLKSLTNMLEQTHPNTGIFLIENHIYPKKPFNQSKIGPLPQWNGVPGFNILQHIYREEPDRSIYHPYKILLQPRAAEQTSVHEVLKMFGNAFKVPPDVCRIIHSPISMPREVPMEQLHMDTRLWDFKDMLLPNVSNVLRRAGLIT